A single region of the Bacteroides luhongzhouii genome encodes:
- a CDS encoding SusC/RagA family TonB-linked outer membrane protein — MNKQYFIISLKKEILVSCFLMSLFFLEGGNCYASEQQVLRGTVEALSDNYTVRGRVIDIYGEPLIGATIREKGGANGTVTDIDGRFFLSVPDSAVLQVSFVGYKTLEVNVTGRTMLEIRLQEDAVMLDHVIVTALGLEKDEATLAYSAQKIKGEELNRVKEINMITALAGKAAGVQINKNSSGMGGSAKVSLRGIRSVSGDNQPLYVIDGVPMSNTSSEQAYSAIGGTANAGNRDGGDGISNLNPEDVESISILKGAPAAALYGSMAANGVILITTKKGNSVGQRNINFSTGLTFEKAFSLPEMQNRYGVSDVVDSWGEKENLTLHDNLNDFFRTGLTSMTSVSVSYGNETLQTYFSYANTTGKGIMDKNKLKKHNINLRETATMFNKRLKLDGNVNVMKQTVENKPVSGGFYMNPLVGLYRFPRGENLSYYKDHFETYDEERNLNVQNWHTFTEDFEQNPYWIVNRIQSKETRTRVILSLSANFKINDWLTIQARGNMDYWADKLRQKFYASTATALCGVNGRYIEMDYQETQMYGDVMAMFKKTWGDFTLDAAIGGSINDRIRNSTRYDSKNASLKFANVFNIANIIMNSSASIDQKIDEHRQLQSIFGTAQIGYKEKLFLDLTARNDWASTLAYTEHEKAGFAYPSVGLSILLDKWVKLPEWISFAKLRGAYSKVGNDIPVFVTNSTSHIGAGGEMQANDAAPFKDMEPEMTHAMEFGTEWRFFQHRLRINLTYYRTNTYNQFFKLPALAGDKFAYRYVNAGNIQNRGWEVTLNGTPILTSDFTWKTSINFSANKNKIVKLHDELKELVYGPTSFSSSYAMKLVKDGSIGDIYGKAFVRDAAGNIVYETEGDYKGLPLVEGDGNTVKVGNANPVFMMGWDHTFSYKGFSLYFLLDWRYGGKVLSQTQAEMDLYGVSEITADARDRGYVMLEGQQIDNVKGFYKNVVGGRAGVTEYYMYDATNLRLREVSLSYNFSKKWIQKTKVLKDVQLSFVARNLCFLYKKAPFDPDLVLSTGNDNQGIEVFGMPTTRSLGFTLKCEF, encoded by the coding sequence ATGAACAAACAATATTTTATTATATCATTGAAAAAAGAAATTTTAGTAAGTTGTTTCTTGATGAGCTTGTTTTTCCTAGAGGGTGGGAATTGTTATGCTTCGGAGCAACAGGTGTTAAGAGGGACAGTAGAAGCTCTTTCTGACAATTATACCGTGAGAGGGCGTGTTATTGATATCTATGGTGAACCACTAATCGGTGCTACAATACGAGAAAAGGGGGGAGCTAATGGTACTGTGACCGATATTGATGGACGATTCTTTTTATCTGTTCCGGATAGTGCTGTCTTGCAGGTTTCTTTTGTAGGTTACAAGACTTTAGAAGTCAATGTGACAGGTCGGACTATGCTTGAAATACGTCTTCAGGAAGACGCGGTGATGCTTGATCATGTCATCGTAACAGCCTTGGGACTTGAGAAGGATGAAGCTACATTGGCTTATTCTGCGCAGAAAATCAAGGGAGAGGAACTGAATCGTGTGAAAGAAATAAATATGATTACTGCGCTGGCAGGAAAAGCTGCCGGTGTACAAATCAATAAGAACTCTTCCGGTATGGGAGGGTCTGCAAAAGTCAGTCTCCGGGGAATCCGTTCGGTGTCCGGTGATAATCAACCGCTTTATGTGATAGACGGAGTGCCGATGTCGAATACCTCTTCCGAGCAGGCTTATTCGGCTATTGGAGGTACGGCGAATGCCGGCAACCGTGACGGAGGAGATGGGATTTCTAATCTAAATCCGGAAGATGTGGAAAGCATCAGTATCCTGAAAGGTGCTCCAGCAGCAGCTTTATATGGCAGCATGGCTGCTAACGGGGTCATTCTTATCACTACTAAAAAAGGAAATTCTGTCGGGCAAAGGAATATTAATTTCTCTACGGGACTAACTTTCGAGAAAGCATTCAGCCTGCCTGAAATGCAGAACCGTTATGGTGTCAGTGATGTGGTGGACAGCTGGGGTGAGAAAGAGAATCTGACGCTTCATGATAATCTGAATGATTTTTTCCGTACCGGATTGACCTCAATGACTTCTGTATCCGTCAGCTATGGAAATGAAACTCTGCAAACTTATTTCTCCTATGCCAACACCACCGGGAAGGGGATTATGGATAAGAATAAGCTGAAGAAGCATAATATAAACCTACGCGAAACGGCTACCATGTTCAACAAACGTTTGAAACTGGATGGTAATGTGAATGTAATGAAACAAACTGTCGAAAATAAGCCGGTATCGGGAGGCTTTTATATGAATCCGTTGGTAGGGCTTTATCGTTTTCCTCGTGGTGAGAATCTGTCTTATTATAAAGATCATTTTGAAACTTATGACGAAGAGCGGAATTTGAATGTGCAGAACTGGCATACGTTTACTGAAGATTTCGAACAGAATCCATATTGGATAGTGAATCGTATACAAAGTAAAGAAACACGTACGCGCGTTATCCTTTCCCTTTCGGCAAACTTTAAGATAAATGATTGGTTGACGATTCAAGCTCGTGGCAACATGGACTACTGGGCTGACAAGTTGCGTCAGAAATTCTATGCGTCTACCGCTACTGCCCTGTGTGGAGTGAACGGCCGATATATTGAAATGGATTATCAGGAAACACAGATGTATGGTGATGTGATGGCGATGTTTAAGAAAACCTGGGGAGATTTTACACTGGATGCGGCTATTGGCGGTAGTATAAATGACCGAATCAGAAATTCGACCCGTTATGATTCCAAAAATGCTTCTCTGAAGTTTGCTAATGTATTTAATATTGCCAATATCATCATGAACAGTTCTGCCAGTATTGATCAGAAAATAGATGAGCATCGTCAGTTGCAATCTATTTTCGGTACAGCACAGATTGGCTACAAGGAAAAATTATTTCTTGATTTGACAGCTCGTAATGACTGGGCATCAACCTTGGCTTATACTGAACATGAGAAAGCGGGATTTGCTTATCCTTCCGTTGGTCTTTCCATATTGCTTGATAAATGGGTGAAGCTGCCCGAATGGATTTCTTTTGCGAAACTGCGTGGTGCCTATAGTAAAGTGGGGAACGATATTCCTGTATTTGTCACTAATTCCACTTCTCATATCGGTGCCGGTGGCGAGATGCAGGCGAATGATGCCGCTCCTTTCAAAGATATGGAGCCGGAAATGACTCATGCCATGGAATTCGGAACGGAATGGAGATTCTTCCAACATCGGTTAAGAATCAATCTGACTTATTATCGTACCAATACTTATAATCAGTTTTTCAAACTTCCTGCACTTGCAGGTGATAAGTTTGCTTACCGATATGTAAATGCCGGGAATATTCAGAACCGTGGATGGGAAGTGACACTGAACGGAACTCCGATACTGACTTCTGATTTCACTTGGAAAACTTCCATTAATTTTTCTGCTAACAAGAATAAGATTGTGAAGCTGCACGACGAATTGAAAGAATTAGTCTACGGGCCTACGAGCTTTTCTTCCAGTTATGCAATGAAATTGGTGAAAGATGGTTCTATCGGTGATATCTATGGTAAAGCTTTTGTACGTGATGCCGCAGGAAATATTGTTTATGAAACAGAAGGAGATTACAAAGGACTTCCATTGGTGGAAGGTGACGGAAACACAGTGAAAGTAGGAAATGCCAATCCTGTCTTTATGATGGGATGGGATCACACATTCTCTTACAAAGGATTCAGCCTTTATTTCCTGCTTGACTGGCGTTACGGAGGCAAAGTCCTTTCGCAGACACAGGCGGAAATGGATCTCTATGGCGTATCGGAAATTACGGCTGATGCGCGTGACAGAGGATATGTAATGCTTGAAGGTCAGCAGATCGATAATGTGAAAGGATTCTATAAAAATGTAGTGGGCGGGCGTGCCGGAGTGACAGAATATTATATGTATGATGCTACTAATTTACGGTTGCGCGAAGTATCGTTGAGCTATAATTTCTCAAAGAAGTGGATACAGAAAACGAAGGTTTTGAAAGACGTGCAGCTTTCGTTTGTGGCACGCAATCTATGTTTCTTATATAAGAAAGCTCCTTTTGATCCGGATTTGGTACTTTCCACCGGGAATGATAACCAAGGTATTGAAGTATTCGGAATGCCTACAACCCGTAGTTTGGGCTTTACTCTGAAATGTGAATTTTAA
- a CDS encoding SusD/RagB family nutrient-binding outer membrane lipoprotein, translated as MKRKYVYLYLLGLLLFSVACTGHFRDYNTDLSGITDDDLIIDDNGYGIRLGIIQQGIYFNYDYGKGKNWPFQLIQNLNADMFGGYMHDGKPLNGGSHNSDYNMQDGWNSAMWTHMYSYIFPQIYQSENATRNTHPALFGITKILKVEAMHRVTDYYGPIIYKNFANAENHYRPDKQKDVYYEFFNELDSAVVALTGYIEEKPEFNGFARFDILLDGKYPSWIKFANSLRLRLAMRIASVVPDKARAEIQKIKENDYGFFEAETGGAVVSAKSGYTNPLGELNRVWNETYMSANMESILAGYNDPRLGIYFEHCTDEALKGQYRGIRQGTCFAHSHYSGLSKLFVKQSTDAPLMTASEVWFLRAEAALRGWTDEDEETCYQNGVTTSFHQWGIYGVEDYLQSERTASDFIDTYDEENNIEARCKVSPKWDPLDDKETKLEKIITQKWIAMFPEGCEAWAEQRRTGYPRLFPVRFNHSRNGSIETEIMVRRLNFPGTLQTEDPEQYSALVEALGGDDHGGIRLWWDTGNNNLE; from the coding sequence ATGAAGAGAAAATATGTATATCTATACTTGCTGGGCTTACTGCTCTTTTCTGTAGCATGTACCGGTCATTTCCGTGATTACAATACCGACTTGTCCGGTATCACGGATGATGACTTAATAATTGATGACAATGGTTATGGAATCCGTTTGGGCATTATTCAGCAGGGGATTTATTTTAATTACGACTACGGAAAAGGGAAGAACTGGCCTTTTCAGCTAATACAGAATCTGAACGCAGACATGTTCGGTGGGTATATGCATGACGGCAAACCCTTGAACGGAGGTTCCCATAATTCCGACTATAATATGCAGGATGGTTGGAACAGCGCCATGTGGACGCATATGTATTCTTATATTTTCCCACAGATATACCAATCGGAGAATGCTACCCGGAATACACATCCTGCCTTGTTCGGGATCACGAAAATATTAAAGGTGGAAGCAATGCATCGTGTGACGGATTATTATGGTCCCATCATTTATAAGAATTTTGCGAATGCGGAAAACCATTACCGTCCTGATAAACAAAAAGATGTTTATTATGAGTTTTTCAATGAACTCGATTCTGCCGTGGTTGCTCTCACCGGTTATATAGAGGAGAAACCGGAATTCAATGGATTTGCGCGTTTTGATATTTTGTTGGATGGGAAATACCCCTCCTGGATAAAGTTTGCCAATTCGTTGCGTTTGCGGCTGGCAATGCGTATTGCTTCTGTTGTCCCCGATAAGGCACGTGCTGAAATACAGAAAATAAAGGAAAACGATTACGGCTTCTTTGAAGCGGAAACAGGCGGAGCTGTTGTTTCTGCTAAATCCGGATATACCAATCCATTGGGAGAACTTAATCGTGTGTGGAATGAAACTTACATGAGTGCTAATATGGAATCAATCTTGGCCGGATATAATGATCCCCGTCTTGGAATTTATTTCGAACACTGTACGGATGAAGCCCTGAAAGGACAATATCGTGGAATTCGTCAGGGGACATGTTTTGCTCATAGTCATTATTCTGGATTGTCGAAGCTGTTTGTCAAGCAAAGCACCGATGCGCCTCTGATGACTGCTTCGGAAGTCTGGTTTCTGCGTGCCGAAGCTGCTTTGCGCGGGTGGACGGATGAAGATGAAGAAACCTGTTATCAGAACGGTGTAACTACTTCTTTCCATCAATGGGGAATCTATGGTGTGGAAGATTATCTGCAAAGTGAACGTACAGCCTCTGACTTTATAGATACGTATGATGAGGAAAATAATATAGAGGCCCGCTGTAAAGTCTCTCCCAAATGGGATCCGTTGGATGATAAGGAAACGAAACTGGAGAAGATCATTACGCAGAAGTGGATTGCTATGTTTCCGGAAGGTTGTGAAGCCTGGGCTGAACAAAGACGGACAGGATATCCCCGTTTATTCCCCGTACGATTCAATCATAGCAGAAACGGATCTATCGAAACGGAGATTATGGTGCGCCGTCTAAACTTCCCTGGTACCTTGCAGACAGAAGACCCGGAGCAATATTCCGCACTTGTGGAAGCTTTGGGAGGAGATGACCATGGGGGTATAAGACTTTGGTGGGACACGGGAAATAATAACCTGGAATAA
- a CDS encoding DUF5020 family protein, which yields MKQIISALFLCMLLSAVPGLQAQNIQLHYDFGRSLYDKDLQGRPLLTSTVEKFHPDTWGSTYFFVDMDYTSEGVASAYWEIARELKFWKGPFSAHLEYNGGLSKGMSYKNAYLAGATYTFNNASFSKGFTLTAMYKYIQKHPSPNNFQLTGTWYVNFCRNLLTFSGFADWWREETNYGKTIFLSEPQFWVNLNQIKGVNKNFNLSVGSEVELSNNFGGRDGFYVIPTLALKWTLN from the coding sequence ATGAAACAGATTATCTCTGCTCTTTTCCTTTGTATGTTGCTTTCTGCCGTACCGGGATTGCAGGCGCAAAACATCCAGTTACATTATGATTTCGGACGTTCTTTGTATGACAAAGATTTGCAAGGTCGTCCGCTGTTAACCTCCACAGTAGAGAAGTTTCATCCTGATACTTGGGGAAGTACTTATTTCTTTGTCGATATGGATTATACCTCCGAAGGTGTCGCTTCCGCTTATTGGGAAATAGCCCGTGAACTAAAATTCTGGAAAGGTCCTTTTTCTGCGCATCTTGAATATAACGGTGGATTATCCAAAGGAATGTCTTATAAAAATGCTTATCTGGCAGGAGCTACTTATACCTTTAATAATGCCTCTTTTTCCAAAGGTTTCACACTGACCGCCATGTATAAGTATATCCAAAAACATCCATCACCCAACAACTTCCAGTTGACGGGTACGTGGTACGTGAACTTCTGCCGCAACCTGCTTACTTTCTCCGGCTTTGCCGACTGGTGGCGTGAAGAAACGAACTACGGAAAGACTATCTTCCTCTCCGAACCACAATTCTGGGTAAACCTGAATCAAATCAAGGGAGTAAATAAAAATTTCAATCTAAGTGTTGGCTCCGAAGTCGAATTGAGCAACAACTTTGGTGGCCGCGATGGCTTTTATGTGATTCCAACACTTGCTCTGAAATGGACACTGAATTAA
- a CDS encoding nucleobase:cation symporter-2 family protein — protein MKTDLIYGVEDRPPFKDALFAALQHLLAIFVAIITPPLIIASALKLDVEKTSFLVSMSLFASGVSTFIQCRRLGAIGAKLLCIQGTSFSFIGPIIATGMVGGLPLIFGSCMAAAPIEMIVSRTFKYLRNIITPLVSGIVVLLIGLSLIKVGIVSCGGGYAAMDNGTFATWENLSIAALVLLSVLFFNRCGNKYLRMSSIVLGLCFGYGLAFVLGKVDMSALNVEMLMNFNIPQPFKYGVDFNVSSFIAIGLVYLITAIEATGDVTANSMISGLPIEGDSYLKRVSGGVMADGFNSFLAGVFNSFPNSIFAQNNGIIQLTGVASRYVGYYIAVMLVLLGLFPIVGAVFSLMPDPVLGGATLLMFGTVAAAGIRIISSQEIGRKETLVLAVSLSLGLGVELMPDVLQQAPEAIRSIFSSGITTGGLTAIIANIVIRVKVVD, from the coding sequence ATGAAAACTGATTTAATCTACGGTGTAGAAGACCGTCCCCCTTTTAAAGATGCCCTGTTTGCGGCTTTACAACATCTTTTGGCTATTTTCGTAGCGATTATTACACCTCCGCTTATCATCGCAAGTGCTTTAAAGCTGGATGTAGAAAAGACAAGCTTTCTGGTTTCCATGTCCCTTTTTGCTTCGGGAGTATCTACCTTTATACAATGCCGCCGTTTGGGTGCGATAGGAGCAAAGCTGCTCTGCATCCAGGGAACCAGTTTTTCTTTTATCGGCCCTATTATCGCTACAGGAATGGTCGGCGGATTGCCGTTAATCTTCGGTTCCTGTATGGCTGCCGCGCCTATCGAAATGATTGTCAGCCGCACATTCAAATATCTGCGTAATATCATCACTCCGCTGGTTTCCGGTATTGTCGTACTGCTTATCGGATTGAGCCTGATAAAAGTAGGTATCGTATCTTGCGGAGGTGGATATGCAGCTATGGATAACGGTACGTTTGCTACCTGGGAAAACCTGTCTATTGCAGCACTGGTACTTCTTAGCGTCTTGTTTTTTAACCGTTGTGGGAACAAATACCTGCGCATGAGTTCCATTGTACTCGGTCTTTGCTTTGGCTATGGCTTGGCATTTGTTTTGGGAAAAGTGGATATGAGTGCGTTGAATGTGGAAATGCTGATGAACTTTAATATTCCCCAACCTTTTAAATATGGTGTTGATTTTAATGTGTCTTCTTTCATAGCCATTGGTCTGGTCTACCTGATAACTGCCATTGAAGCAACAGGTGACGTGACTGCCAACTCTATGATTTCCGGACTTCCCATTGAAGGAGATTCCTATTTGAAACGAGTTTCCGGTGGAGTAATGGCAGATGGATTCAATTCTTTCCTTGCCGGTGTATTCAATTCTTTTCCCAACTCCATCTTTGCGCAGAATAACGGTATTATCCAATTGACCGGAGTAGCCAGCCGCTATGTCGGTTATTATATTGCGGTAATGCTCGTTCTTTTGGGATTATTCCCCATCGTAGGTGCCGTATTCTCCTTAATGCCCGATCCTGTATTGGGCGGTGCAACCTTACTAATGTTCGGCACAGTAGCAGCGGCAGGAATCCGTATCATCTCCTCACAAGAAATAGGGCGTAAAGAAACTTTGGTATTAGCAGTCAGCCTCTCTTTAGGCTTAGGAGTAGAACTAATGCCGGACGTATTACAACAAGCCCCGGAAGCAATTCGAAGTATCTTCTCTTCAGGGATCACCACCGGAGGTCTTACTGCAATTATTGCAAATATAGTAATACGTGTAAAAGTTGTCGATTAA
- a CDS encoding KamA family radical SAM protein produces the protein MKQKKMLTLTFSQLKQIYGQEIPEIVEIADKSSTVEDFKTGILRLLETCRIENEAAEEAREQIRLLLHYDGQNVHELSTGQDMSVQTIRLLYEFLTGTLENMEMPTDLFIEIYQMFKRLKGEVTPLPSPQRIKSRNDRWETGLDEEVREIRDENKERMLHLLIQKIENRKSKPSVRFHFEEGMSYEEKYRLVSEWWNDFRFHLAMAVKSPGELNRFLGNSLSSETMYLLYRARKKGMPFFATPYYLSLLNITGYGYNDDAIRSYILYSPRLVETYGNIRAWEKEDIVEAGKPNAAGWLLPDGHNIHRRYPEVAILIPDTMGRACGGLCASCQRMYDFQSERLNFEFESLRPKESWDRKLRRLMTYFEEDTQLRDILITGGDALMSQNKTLQNILDAVYRMAARKQRANLERPEGEKYAELQRVRLGSRLLAYLPMRINDGLVDILREFKEKASAIGVKQFIIQTHFQTPLEVTPEAKEAIRKVLSAGWIITNQLVYTVAASRRGHTTRLRQVLNSLGVMCYYTFSVKGFNENYAVFAPNSRSMQEQQEEKIYGWMTPEQEKELYKILETRVGTEEEPKEDVAKQLRRFMRKHHLPFLATDRSVLNLPAIGKSMTFQVVGLTEEGKRILRFEHDGTRHHSPIIDQMGQIYIVENKSLAAYLRQLAKMGEDPEDYASIWNYTKGETEPRFSLYEYPDFPFRTTDKMSNLSIKY, from the coding sequence ATGAAACAAAAGAAAATGCTTACACTTACTTTTTCACAGTTGAAACAAATCTATGGTCAGGAAATTCCGGAGATAGTGGAGATAGCGGATAAGAGCTCTACTGTTGAGGATTTCAAGACTGGAATACTGCGGTTGTTGGAAACTTGCAGGATAGAAAACGAAGCTGCGGAGGAGGCAAGGGAGCAAATTCGACTCTTACTCCATTATGATGGGCAGAATGTCCATGAACTGTCTACGGGACAGGATATGTCAGTACAGACTATTCGGCTGCTTTATGAGTTTCTGACGGGGACGTTGGAGAATATGGAGATGCCGACGGATTTGTTTATTGAAATTTACCAGATGTTTAAACGGTTGAAGGGAGAAGTTACGCCTTTGCCGTCACCGCAGCGTATCAAAAGCCGGAATGACCGGTGGGAAACCGGACTGGATGAAGAGGTACGGGAGATACGGGATGAAAATAAGGAACGGATGTTGCACTTGCTGATTCAGAAGATTGAGAACAGGAAGTCGAAGCCTTCAGTGCGTTTCCACTTTGAGGAGGGAATGAGTTATGAGGAGAAATACAGGTTGGTGAGTGAATGGTGGAATGATTTCCGCTTTCATTTGGCGATGGCTGTGAAGAGTCCGGGAGAACTGAATCGGTTCCTGGGGAATTCTCTTTCTTCGGAGACTATGTATTTGCTTTATCGGGCACGAAAAAAGGGGATGCCGTTTTTTGCGACTCCTTATTATTTGTCGTTACTCAATATCACGGGATATGGGTATAATGACGATGCTATTCGGAGTTATATTCTTTATTCGCCACGGTTGGTGGAGACGTATGGAAATATTCGCGCGTGGGAAAAGGAGGATATTGTAGAGGCTGGTAAGCCTAATGCTGCGGGATGGCTCCTGCCGGACGGGCATAATATTCATCGCCGGTATCCGGAGGTGGCTATTCTCATTCCTGACACGATGGGACGGGCTTGCGGGGGACTTTGTGCTTCTTGTCAGCGGATGTACGATTTCCAAAGCGAACGGTTGAATTTCGAGTTTGAGTCTTTACGTCCGAAGGAATCATGGGATCGTAAGTTGCGCCGGTTGATGACTTATTTTGAAGAGGATACGCAGTTGCGGGATATCCTGATTACAGGGGGCGATGCGCTGATGAGTCAGAATAAGACGCTTCAGAATATTCTGGATGCGGTGTATCGGATGGCGGCACGCAAACAGAGGGCGAATCTCGAACGCCCGGAAGGAGAGAAATATGCGGAATTGCAACGGGTACGGCTGGGGTCACGGTTATTGGCTTATTTGCCGATGCGTATCAATGACGGATTGGTGGATATTCTGCGGGAATTCAAGGAGAAGGCTTCGGCTATCGGGGTGAAACAGTTTATTATCCAGACTCATTTTCAGACACCGTTGGAGGTTACGCCTGAAGCTAAAGAAGCGATCAGGAAAGTTCTTTCTGCCGGATGGATTATCACGAATCAGTTGGTATATACCGTGGCGGCTTCACGCCGGGGACATACGACGCGGCTTCGCCAGGTGCTTAATTCATTGGGAGTCATGTGTTATTATACTTTCTCGGTGAAGGGATTCAATGAAAATTATGCGGTATTTGCTCCTAATAGTCGTTCGATGCAGGAACAACAAGAGGAAAAGATCTATGGCTGGATGACGCCGGAACAGGAAAAAGAATTATATAAGATATTAGAAACGAGGGTTGGAACGGAAGAGGAGCCGAAAGAAGATGTTGCCAAACAATTAAGACGTTTCATGAGAAAGCATCATTTACCTTTCCTTGCTACGGATCGCAGTGTGCTGAATTTACCGGCTATCGGTAAGAGTATGACTTTTCAGGTGGTGGGACTAACGGAGGAAGGAAAACGTATTCTGCGCTTCGAACATGACGGCACTCGTCATCATAGCCCGATTATCGACCAGATGGGACAGATTTATATTGTAGAAAATAAATCACTGGCTGCTTATCTGCGCCAATTAGCCAAAATGGGAGAAGATCCGGAAGATTATGCTTCTATCTGGAATTATACGAAAGGAGAAACCGAACCTCGCTTCAGTCTTTACGAGTATCCTGATTTCCCCTTCCGCACTACTGATAAAATGAGTAATTTAAGTATCAAGTATTAG
- a CDS encoding AlbA family DNA-binding domain-containing protein — MKLLTDTDYIHALIAEGEHQQQDFKFEISDARKIAKTLSAFANTDGGRLLIGVKDNGKIAGVRSEEEKYMIEAAAQLYCVPEVEYTLQTYIVEGRQVLVATIEETPHKPVYAKDETGKPLAYLRIKDENILATPIHLRVWQQSDSPRGELIRYTEREQLLLEQLEHGTLLSLNRYCRQTGLSRRAAEHLLAKFVRYDIVEPVFENHKFYFRIKNE; from the coding sequence ATGAAACTGCTTACAGATACCGATTATATACATGCATTGATTGCTGAAGGAGAGCACCAGCAACAGGACTTTAAATTCGAAATTTCCGACGCACGCAAAATTGCCAAAACACTCTCGGCTTTTGCCAACACGGACGGAGGAAGATTACTTATTGGCGTAAAAGACAATGGCAAAATTGCGGGAGTACGCTCCGAAGAAGAAAAATATATGATTGAGGCCGCCGCACAACTTTATTGCGTACCGGAAGTGGAATACACATTACAAACATATATAGTGGAGGGACGGCAAGTGTTGGTAGCGACCATCGAAGAGACTCCGCATAAACCAGTTTACGCCAAAGACGAAACAGGGAAACCTCTAGCCTATCTCCGTATCAAGGATGAAAACATTCTGGCAACACCTATACATCTCCGTGTATGGCAACAAAGCGACAGCCCCCGTGGTGAACTGATCCGTTACACCGAACGTGAACAGCTACTGCTCGAACAACTGGAACATGGCACTTTACTCTCACTCAACCGCTACTGTCGCCAAACCGGACTTTCACGACGTGCCGCTGAACATCTGCTCGCCAAATTTGTCCGTTATGATATTGTGGAACCCGTATTCGAAAATCATAAATTCTACTTCCGAATAAAAAACGAATAA
- a CDS encoding histone H1 → MKELVEKVAALYADFSKDANAQIENGNKAAGTRARKASLEIEKAMKEFRKASLEASKK, encoded by the coding sequence ATGAAAGAATTGGTAGAAAAAGTAGCAGCTCTTTATGCTGACTTCTCAAAAGATGCTAACGCGCAGATCGAAAACGGTAACAAAGCAGCAGGAACTCGTGCTCGTAAAGCTTCTTTGGAAATCGAAAAAGCAATGAAAGAATTCCGTAAAGCATCTTTGGAAGCTTCTAAGAAATAA
- a CDS encoding putative DNA modification/repair radical SAM protein — protein MNENVLAKLKILAESAKYDVSCSSSGTVRSNKPGTLGNTVGGWGICHSFAEDGRCISLLKIMLTNYCIYDCAYCINRRSNDLPRATFSVSELVELTMEFYRRNYIEGLFLSSGVVRNPDYTMERLVRVAKDLRQVYRFNGYIHLKSIPGASRELVNEAGLYADRLSVNVEIPKEENLKLLAPEKDHKSVFAPMKYIQQGVLESKEERQKFRHAPRFAPAGQSTQVIVGATSESDKDILFLSSALYGRPTMKRVYYSGYVSVNTYDKRLPALKQPPLVRENRLYQADWLLRFYQFKVDEIVDDAYPDLDLEIDPKLSWALRHPEQFPVDINKADYEMLLRVPGVGVKSAKLIVASRRFSRLGFYELKKIGVVMKKAQYFITCKELPLQMQTVNELSPQRVRSLLLPKPKKKVDERQLLLDFGES, from the coding sequence ATGAACGAAAACGTCTTAGCTAAACTGAAGATACTTGCGGAATCTGCCAAGTACGACGTTTCCTGTTCTTCCAGTGGTACGGTGCGCTCCAATAAGCCGGGCACGCTGGGAAACACTGTCGGAGGATGGGGAATCTGCCATAGCTTTGCCGAGGACGGACGGTGTATCTCGCTATTGAAAATCATGCTTACCAATTATTGTATCTACGACTGTGCTTACTGTATCAACCGTCGTAGCAACGATCTTCCCCGCGCTACATTTTCCGTTTCGGAATTGGTGGAACTGACGATGGAATTCTATCGTCGTAACTACATTGAAGGGCTGTTTCTTAGTTCCGGAGTGGTCCGCAATCCGGATTATACGATGGAGAGACTGGTGCGTGTAGCTAAAGATTTGCGGCAAGTGTACCGGTTTAACGGTTATATTCATCTCAAGAGTATTCCCGGTGCCAGTCGTGAATTGGTGAATGAGGCTGGGCTGTATGCCGACCGTTTGAGTGTCAACGTCGAAATTCCCAAAGAAGAAAACCTGAAACTCCTTGCGCCGGAGAAAGATCATAAAAGTGTATTTGCTCCGATGAAATATATTCAGCAAGGTGTATTGGAGAGTAAGGAAGAACGGCAGAAGTTTCGCCATGCACCTCGTTTCGCGCCTGCGGGACAAAGTACCCAAGTGATTGTGGGAGCTACCTCCGAGTCGGATAAAGATATTCTTTTCCTTTCGTCGGCTCTTTACGGCCGGCCGACCATGAAGCGTGTCTATTACTCGGGCTACGTTTCTGTGAATACGTATGATAAACGTCTTCCGGCATTGAAGCAACCGCCTTTGGTACGTGAAAACCGGCTCTATCAGGCTGACTGGTTATTGCGTTTTTACCAATTCAAGGTGGACGAAATTGTGGATGATGCCTATCCGGATCTCGACCTCGAGATAGACCCGAAACTCTCGTGGGCTTTGCGTCATCCCGAGCAGTTTCCTGTCGACATCAACAAAGCGGACTACGAAATGTTGCTCCGTGTGCCGGGAGTGGGAGTGAAGTCGGCGAAGCTGATTGTCGCTTCCCGCCGTTTTTCGCGACTGGGTTTTTATGAACTAAAGAAGATAGGAGTGGTGATGAAGAAGGCGCAATATTTCATCACCTGCAAAGAGCTGCCTCTCCA